The proteins below are encoded in one region of Desulfovibrio sp. JC022:
- a CDS encoding amidohydrolase family protein encodes MDRRKFLKLTSAGAVAVSAQGIFTLSGCTKQKKPKVSQKAGWFMSGPPKYTVADAHFHYVDFLQQTKGTAELIKAMNVNGVEHIMFSGMPLVKKWDKDEPVAPKYYMEDNSRAYWYSATDFLVARAVLKLPENERYRFHPYICAFNPTDKYAVDHIKRMIDEYGDLWEGIGEIFGHRDDLTNLTYGETARANHVALDPVYDLAAEKDLPVSLHNNCTSRVKLDNPLYIYEVEDALAKHPDTRIVWAHAGLSRYLNVDPVKYTDLLGEMMVRYDNLWIDISWLVYEENITSGKPQYDVKDCWLKLIKAFPDRFMIGSDAVGKYENYGFNIRKYYTLLDELPEQDARKVGKENFISVLPKRVRDKIAARPA; translated from the coding sequence ATGGATCGTAGAAAATTCCTCAAACTGACTTCCGCCGGGGCTGTAGCTGTTTCCGCACAGGGAATCTTTACCTTAAGCGGCTGCACTAAACAGAAGAAACCAAAAGTTTCCCAAAAAGCCGGATGGTTTATGTCCGGGCCTCCCAAATACACAGTGGCAGATGCCCATTTCCATTATGTGGACTTCCTGCAACAAACCAAAGGAACCGCTGAATTAATTAAGGCTATGAACGTTAACGGCGTGGAACACATAATGTTTTCCGGTATGCCGCTGGTCAAGAAATGGGATAAAGATGAACCTGTAGCCCCGAAGTATTACATGGAAGACAATTCCCGAGCCTATTGGTATTCAGCCACGGATTTCCTTGTAGCCCGCGCTGTTCTGAAATTACCTGAAAATGAACGCTACCGCTTCCACCCTTACATCTGCGCCTTCAACCCCACGGATAAATACGCAGTAGACCACATCAAGCGCATGATTGATGAGTACGGAGACCTCTGGGAAGGAATCGGTGAAATTTTCGGTCATCGCGATGACCTTACGAACCTGACTTACGGCGAGACAGCACGGGCCAACCATGTCGCCTTAGACCCTGTTTACGATCTGGCTGCGGAAAAAGACCTGCCCGTATCACTGCACAACAACTGCACCTCAAGGGTCAAACTGGACAACCCACTTTATATTTATGAAGTGGAAGATGCACTGGCTAAACATCCTGACACCCGCATCGTCTGGGCTCATGCCGGGCTGAGTCGTTACCTGAACGTTGACCCCGTAAAATATACCGACCTGCTCGGGGAAATGATGGTCCGCTACGATAACCTCTGGATAGATATTTCATGGCTCGTCTATGAGGAGAATATCACCTCCGGTAAGCCACAATATGATGTGAAAGATTGTTGGTTGAAACTGATCAAAGCCTTTCCGGATCGGTTCATGATCGGCTCTGACGCCGTGGGTAAATACGAGAACTACGGTTTCAATATCAGAAAATACTACACCCTGCTTGATGAACTGCCTGAACAGGACGCCCGAAAAGTTGGGAAAGAAAACTTCATCTCGGTACTCCCGAAACGGGTGCGCGATAAAATTGCTGCGAGGCCTGCGTAG
- a CDS encoding 4Fe-4S dicluster domain-containing protein — protein sequence MTDKKNGISRRNFLKGLGVASGAMLLPAREVAAAAGKSDEELCTLLDLSKCIACGECVSACREVNEPKFPKPKKPYPEMYPTSRVKVEDWSDRQEVDDRLTPYNWLYIQSTEVEYQGETHEVNIPRRCLHCRNAPCANLCPWGAAGKQKNGIVRINDDVCLGGAKCRTVCPWHIPQRQTGVGLYLRLMPNLAGNGVMYKCDRCYNRIDEGKLPACIEACPENVQTIGPRSEILKKAHELAEKNNWFIYGEEENGGTNTVYLSPVPFELLNKAVEKGPGKPGLSPVEDSMADEEKLAYAVGIAPFAGIAAGVIKAGKFLASAAGGKDND from the coding sequence ATGACAGACAAGAAGAATGGAATTTCCCGAAGGAATTTTTTAAAGGGGCTGGGTGTGGCAAGCGGTGCCATGCTCCTGCCTGCCCGTGAGGTTGCAGCGGCAGCAGGCAAGAGTGATGAAGAACTTTGTACCCTGCTGGATCTTTCCAAGTGCATCGCATGCGGCGAGTGCGTCTCAGCCTGCCGCGAAGTAAACGAACCCAAGTTTCCCAAGCCCAAGAAGCCTTACCCTGAAATGTATCCCACTTCACGGGTCAAGGTCGAAGACTGGTCGGACCGGCAGGAAGTAGATGACCGCCTCACTCCCTACAACTGGCTTTACATCCAGAGTACGGAGGTGGAATATCAGGGCGAGACCCACGAAGTTAATATCCCACGCCGTTGCCTGCATTGCCGCAATGCTCCTTGCGCCAACCTCTGCCCGTGGGGTGCGGCCGGAAAACAGAAAAACGGTATTGTGCGCATTAATGATGATGTCTGTCTTGGCGGGGCCAAGTGCCGTACGGTCTGCCCGTGGCATATTCCCCAGCGTCAGACCGGGGTGGGGCTGTATCTGCGGCTCATGCCCAATTTGGCCGGGAATGGAGTCATGTACAAATGTGATCGCTGTTACAACCGCATTGACGAAGGTAAGCTCCCGGCCTGCATCGAAGCCTGCCCGGAGAATGTGCAGACTATTGGTCCGCGCAGTGAGATTCTCAAGAAGGCTCATGAATTGGCGGAAAAGAACAATTGGTTCATCTACGGTGAGGAAGAAAACGGTGGAACCAACACTGTCTATCTTTCCCCGGTTCCTTTCGAATTGCTCAACAAAGCAGTGGAAAAGGGACCCGGTAAGCCCGGACTTTCTCCGGTGGAGGATTCTATGGCCGATGAAGAAAAGCTGGCTTATGCAGTCGGCATCGCTCCTTTTGCCGGGATCGCAGCCGGAGTCATCAAGGCCGGAAAGTTCCTTGCATCCGCAGCAGGAGGAAAGGACAATGACTAG
- a CDS encoding 2-hydroxymuconate tautomerase: MPIIKVEMFEGRTIEQKRELVEVFSKEMARITGCSVESIYVVLDEVKKENWGAGGELCSDKYPDKS; the protein is encoded by the coding sequence ATGCCCATAATAAAAGTTGAAATGTTTGAAGGTCGAACTATTGAGCAGAAAAGAGAACTTGTTGAAGTCTTCTCAAAAGAAATGGCCAGAATCACCGGATGCAGTGTGGAATCAATCTATGTTGTTCTCGATGAGGTGAAAAAGGAAAACTGGGGAGCAGGCGGGGAGCTTTGTTCGGATAAGTACCCGGATAAGAGCTAG
- a CDS encoding iron-sulfur cluster-binding protein, protein MTSPLFARLFKWTIFIMALTGAAQMPIFKRYYIADIPGLGWLADFYLTNKIHYIFGAVLMFMALYLLIMFILAGKKYFRLSSSGLLRVVLYGAVIGTGALRVIKNLHSVTFDPFTVMLIDWTHLGFAMLLGVAAMYAFFRGRKPYLEKGVGMRL, encoded by the coding sequence ATGACTAGCCCCCTGTTTGCGCGTCTTTTCAAGTGGACTATTTTCATAATGGCCCTGACCGGAGCGGCCCAGATGCCCATTTTCAAGCGTTATTACATCGCGGATATCCCGGGGCTGGGCTGGCTGGCGGATTTCTACCTGACCAATAAGATTCATTACATTTTCGGGGCCGTGCTCATGTTCATGGCTCTGTACCTGCTGATTATGTTCATTCTGGCCGGGAAGAAGTATTTCAGGCTATCTTCTTCCGGTCTGCTGCGTGTTGTTCTTTATGGGGCAGTGATCGGCACCGGAGCTTTGCGGGTGATCAAAAATCTGCATTCGGTAACCTTTGATCCTTTTACGGTCATGCTTATCGACTGGACCCATCTGGGATTTGCAATGCTGTTGGGCGTGGCTGCCATGTATGCTTTTTTTCGGGGGCGCAAGCCTTATCTGGAAAAGGGAGTGGGGATGCGATTGTAA
- a CDS encoding methyltransferase domain-containing protein encodes MTGYQTFPYQPGASDSLSKLAQLKIPPLTARTFLDVGCNEGFFCGYALFDGARKVLGIDINEQAINSAKRNFPGCDFSVQSWNDLSLEKNGM; translated from the coding sequence ATGACGGGTTATCAGACATTTCCCTACCAACCGGGAGCTTCAGATTCACTCAGCAAGCTTGCACAATTAAAAATCCCTCCTCTTACAGCTAGAACATTTCTTGATGTAGGCTGCAATGAAGGTTTCTTTTGCGGTTACGCTTTGTTTGACGGAGCAAGGAAAGTTCTCGGTATTGATATTAATGAGCAGGCTATCAACAGCGCGAAGAGAAACTTTCCCGGTTGTGATTTTTCAGTACAAAGCTGGAATGACCTCTCACTAGAAAAAAATGGGATGTAA